In Bacillota bacterium, the genomic window ACCGGTTTCTTGACGAAGTGGGACGATTCCCTGCGGTGATTGAGGATGAACCGGCCAAATACCTCTTGGTCCATGAATACCCCCGGGGGCGCGGTTAGGAGGCGGTGTTATGGTGCAGCTTTTCGGCAAGGACTACACCAAGCAGGAACTGTTGCAGTGGGTAGGAGATGTCTCCCAGGTGGGGGGCGTGGAACGCCTGCGGATCCGCGAGGGTTTACAAGGAGGCGTGGAGGTTGTACAGGTCCGCACGGGAACGGGTCTTAGTTTTGAAGTGTTGCTGAGTCGCGGTATGGACATTGGCCGGACAGACTACCGGGGGATCCCCCTGGCGTGGTGTTCACCTACAGGTCCTGTGGCTCCCTGCCATTTCGATCCCCGGGGCACTGGCTGGCTGCGTAGCTTCCACGGTGGGCTGGTGGCCACCTGCGGTCTTACCACCGCAGGTGCTCCCTCCACCGATGCCGGCGAAGAACTGGGGTTGCACGGTCGCATTTCCCATATTCCTGCCAGGGAGACCTTCGTGGGAGGACAGTGGCAGGGGGACGATTATGTTCTCCGGGTGGAGGGGAAGATGCGGGAAGCCGTGGTGTTCGGGGAAAACCTGGTATTTCACCGGAGGATCGAGACGAAGCTTGGAGAAAACCGTCTGCTGATTCAGGATAAAGTGGAGAATTGTGGCTTTGTGGAAACACCCCATATGTTGTTGTATCATATCAACTTAGGTTTTCCCCTGTTGGGACCTGAGGCGGAGCTTTGGTTGCCCACCCTAGAGGTGACTCCCCGGGATGCGGTAGCGGCCCGGGGTCTGGGGGAGTGGAACAAGCTCACAGGTCCCCAGGAAGGATTCCAGGAGCAAGTCTATTACCACCGGTTGGGTCAAGATTCCACCGGTTTTACTTGGGTGGCCCTCGTCAATCGGACCTTGGCACAGGGGCTGGGGGTGTATGTTAAATACAGACCCGGTCAGCTGTCCCAGTTCACCCAGTGGAAAATGTTGGGACAGGGAACCTATGTCTTGGGCTTTGAGCCGGCCAACTGCCGGGTGGAAGGACGGGCCAAAGAACGGGAGAGGGGTACCTTGCAGAACCTTGCGCCCCAGGAGGAACGGCTTTATGAGCTGGAGATTGGCCTTGTGACTACCCCGGAAGAACTTGTCTGGCTCCAGGCCCAGGTGGCCGCTTGTCAGGAGGAGAAGGGGACTTGAGATTTGTGTAGTTCCTGGAGGAAGTAGGTTACGATCCAATTAGGTAAAACCCCGGTTTTGGACGATATTTCGGGCCTGTGGAGAGGAGAGCGATATCCTTCCCACAGGCCCGGATTCGTATGGGCTGAACTTTGCTTGGTCTTTTCGTCAGTACTGCAGGAACCGATCCTTGGCGGTTTTTAGCACCAGAAGGGTATCACTCTTGGCGATGCCCGGTGTCTTGCGGAGTTTTTCGGTCAGGAAGTTGAACAGATCTTCGTTGCTTTTTACCCGGATCTCCAAGACAAGATCGTAGACCCCGGCACAGACGCTGATGTGGGTAATCTCATCGAACCCTTTCAGAATTACCAGTGACTTGGGGAGATCCTTCGTGTCCAATTGCACACCGACGATAGCCTGGGTGGTGTAACCTAGCTTCACCGGGTCGGTGATAGCGCGGATCTTTATGTACCCTTGTTCCCGCATGCGGGTTACCCGTTTACGCACAGTGCTCTCCGTAATGCCCAGTTCGTCGGCGATTTGTGTGTAGGGCGTCCGCCCGTCTTCAATGAGGTACTCGATGATCTTGAAATCCAATTCATCAAGGGCTACATGGTCTTTCTGATCCACAGCTGTACTCCCCCAATATTCCAAAGATTACATCTGTATTTAGACACCGGAGGACCGAATCCTGCTAAAATATTCGGGTATAAAATTGCGTACTTCGGCAGGAATAGAAAACTTGCTGCCGAATATAATGATTCGTGCCCTATAACCGGGACGAAAATTTTGCGGAGGTGCCTAAAAAATGTTCGGGTTACCGCTCCATACGTCATTAGTTTTCTCCCTAGTGCCCACGGGCATTATTATTCTCTTGGTCCTCTGGGGTCAATCCTTCCCTGGTGAAGGGACCATAGGGGAAGTAGGGGCCGTGGAGAGAAAAAGAAAGGTATTTGCGGAACAGGAGAGTGTATAACAAATGTCACAGCAAGGGTTGGCCGCGGTTATTATCGCAGCCTACTTTGTCTTCATCTTCCTGGTGGGGTATCGGGCTTCGAAGCGGGTCTCCACTTCTGAAGAGTACATGGTGGGCGGCCGCGATATCGGTTTTCTTAACTTTTTGGTGCTGCTGATTGCCTCGATGATGAGCGGCATGACTGTACTGGGTTCCAGTGGGCTGGGGTATCTGGCGGGATGGCCCAGCATGTGGGAGGCTGTCTTTGCCTGTCTGAGCATTCCGGTATTGATGATCTTCTTCGGTAACAAGATTCATCGGATAAGCAGCAAGTTCAAGTATAACACTATGCAAGACTACCTGGCCCATCGCTATGATTCGCCGGTGGCAGTACGGACGGTGTCCGCCATTGCCGGGATCATCATGAGTTTTATCTACCTGGTGGGCCAATTCCGGGCCATCAGTATTGTCTTAGGGTGGCTCTTGGGCCTGGATCACTTCTGGTCCCTTTTAATCGCGACGATCATCGTCACCGTTTATGTTTTCCTCGGTGGGCTTTTCGCGGTGGCGAGAATCGCCCTCTACCAGGGACTAGCTCTGTTTGTGGGTGTGTTGACATTGGTTCCCCTTGTGGTCAGCAAGGCGGGGGGTTTGGCACATATTAACCAGAACCTTGCCCTGGTCAATCCAAACCTGGTGGCCGTGGCCTTTCCCCAAGTGCATCCCACTGCCAGTGATGCCTTCTTGACTCCATTGTTCTTGCTTTCCTTCTTTTTCCTATTGTCCTTTGGGTTGGCCACCGCACCCCATGCCCTCAATAACGTGCTTACAGCCCGGAAGAACGAGTATTATCGCTGGGGGCCCTTAGCCACGTTCATCATCTATTTTCTCGTATTCGTCCTCATTAAGTTCGGTGGTTTCGCGGCCCGTTCCATGGTGATCGATGGTG contains:
- a CDS encoding Lrp/AsnC family transcriptional regulator; protein product: MDQKDHVALDELDFKIIEYLIEDGRTPYTQIADELGITESTVRKRVTRMREQGYIKIRAITDPVKLGYTTQAIVGVQLDTKDLPKSLVILKGFDEITHISVCAGVYDLVLEIRVKSNEDLFNFLTEKLRKTPGIAKSDTLLVLKTAKDRFLQY
- a CDS encoding sodium:solute symporter family protein, whose protein sequence is MSQQGLAAVIIAAYFVFIFLVGYRASKRVSTSEEYMVGGRDIGFLNFLVLLIASMMSGMTVLGSSGLGYLAGWPSMWEAVFACLSIPVLMIFFGNKIHRISSKFKYNTMQDYLAHRYDSPVAVRTVSAIAGIIMSFIYLVGQFRAISIVLGWLLGLDHFWSLLIATIIVTVYVFLGGLFAVARIALYQGLALFVGVLTLVPLVVSKAGGLAHINQNLALVNPNLVAVAFPQVHPTASDAFLTPLFLLSFFFLLSFGLATAPHALNNVLTARKNEYYRWGPLATFIIYFLVFVLIKFGGFAARSMVIDGVLEVPHPDSSLIAAIEYSLPTVAWAVFGVIVLAAVMSTTDRLLLTIATLFGWDLYKQYLRPKASEASLRKITRGAVVVTALLAFLVAVKPPELLAWLVWMGIGLMLSVYCVPLLAGLYWPRATREGGLAGMIGGLVVAVIAGWWHQFVAPLPVHFSIFGLLASTLLLIVVSLVTAPVKEKILTETETGLRF
- a CDS encoding aldose 1-epimerase family protein, which gives rise to MVQLFGKDYTKQELLQWVGDVSQVGGVERLRIREGLQGGVEVVQVRTGTGLSFEVLLSRGMDIGRTDYRGIPLAWCSPTGPVAPCHFDPRGTGWLRSFHGGLVATCGLTTAGAPSTDAGEELGLHGRISHIPARETFVGGQWQGDDYVLRVEGKMREAVVFGENLVFHRRIETKLGENRLLIQDKVENCGFVETPHMLLYHINLGFPLLGPEAELWLPTLEVTPRDAVAARGLGEWNKLTGPQEGFQEQVYYHRLGQDSTGFTWVALVNRTLAQGLGVYVKYRPGQLSQFTQWKMLGQGTYVLGFEPANCRVEGRAKERERGTLQNLAPQEERLYELEIGLVTTPEELVWLQAQVAACQEEKGT